The proteins below come from a single Argentina anserina chromosome 1, drPotAnse1.1, whole genome shotgun sequence genomic window:
- the LOC126785117 gene encoding protein TIFY 10a-like, whose amino-acid sequence MSSSSEMMMRAVEKPPTFNSTCSMLYQFLKEKGSKLGDLNLDMQLSNANGHAEIFRQRAQQQQPIDFFADMENSRDVHAARGYKSMDLFPQRAGFGSSSLPRMSDIETMKKTVAEEPQKGQMTVFYEGKVHVFNDLPAEKAMEVMLFASKESSKCQQAVHVSDFHSQFGNVQVNSGTAPVPPPSSNHFPEFGQVMQQTEAIKPTPTRPLITDIPMQRKASLQRFLAKRKDRINNIAPYQMSSPGSSDLAKPAAGSKSWLGKVMVRIGSSADPVI is encoded by the exons ATGTCGAGCTCGTcggagatgatgatgagagCGGTGGAGAAGCCGCCGACCTTCAATTCAACTTGCAGCATGCTATACCAGTTCCTCAAGGAGAAGGGCTCCAAGCTTGGCGATCTCAACCTCGACATGCAGCTATCCAATGCCAATG GGCATGCTGAGATTTTCCGGCAGAGGGCCCAGCAGCAGCAGCCGATAGATTTCTTTGCGGACATGGAGAATTCTAGAGATGTTCATGCTGCCAGAGGCTACAAATCCATGGATTTGTTTCCTCAGCGAGCTGGGTTTGGGTCTTCTTCTCTGCCCAGGATGAGTGATATAGAGAC TATGAAGAAGACGGTGGCAGAGGAGCCACAGAAGGGGCAGATGACCGTCTTTTATGAAGGGAAAGTTCATGTGTTCAATGATTTACCAGCCGAGAAGGCGATGGAGGTGATGCTGTTCGCAAGCAAGGAAAGCTCCAAGTGCCAGCAGGCCGTTCATGTTTCTGATTTTCATTCTCAATTTGGGAATGTTCAGGTCAATTCCGGCACTGCCCCGGTTCCACCTCCGAGCTCTAATCATTTCCCTGAGTTCGGTCAAGTGATGCAGCAAACGGAGGCCATCAAGCCGACCCCGACTCGTCCGCTCATTACTG ATATACCAATGCAGAGGAAAGCTTCACTTCAGCGCTTCCTGGCCAAGAGGAAGGATAG GATCAACAACATAGCTCCATATCAAATGAGCAGCCCCGGTTCTTCCGACCTTGCGAAGCCGGCAGCCGGTAGCAAGTCATGGTTAGGAAAAGTCATGGTTAGGATTGGCAGCTCAGCCGACCCAGTAATCTGA